From the Helicobacter pylori genome, one window contains:
- a CDS encoding phosphomannomutase/phosphoglucomutase, which produces MDISIFREYDIRGIYPTTLDENTAFSIGVELGKIMREYDKSVFVGHDARVHGRFLFEALSAGLQSSGLKVYDLGLIPTPVAYFVAFNEINGIQCPNSIMITGSHNPKEYNGFKITLNQNPFYGKDIQALKDTLLNAKHEIKPLKETPEKVNALEAYQRYLIKDFQHLKNLKYKIALDFGNGVGALGLEPILKALNIDFSSLYSDPDGNFPNHHPDPSEAKNLKDLEKHMRENAILIGFAFDGDADRIAMLSSHHIYAGDELAILFAKRLHAQGITPFVIGEVKCSQVMYNAINTFGKTLMYKTGHSNLKIKLKEINAHFAAEMSGHIFFKERYFGYDDALYACLRALELLLEQTPSDLENTIKNLPYSYTTPEEKIAVSEEEKFEIIHNLQEALKNPPSHFPTIKEIISIDGVRVVFEHGFGLIRASNTTPYLVSRFEGKDETTALEYKRALLGLLEKL; this is translated from the coding sequence ATGGACATTAGCATTTTTAGAGAATACGATATTAGAGGCATTTACCCCACCACTTTAGATGAAAATACGGCTTTTAGTATCGGCGTGGAGTTGGGGAAAATCATGCGAGAATACGATAAAAGCGTGTTTGTAGGGCATGACGCAAGGGTGCATGGGCGCTTTTTATTTGAAGCTTTGAGCGCGGGGTTGCAATCAAGCGGCTTAAAAGTGTATGATTTAGGGCTAATCCCCACACCGGTAGCGTATTTTGTGGCCTTTAATGAAATCAATGGCATTCAATGCCCTAATTCCATCATGATCACTGGCTCTCACAACCCCAAAGAATACAACGGCTTTAAAATCACGCTCAACCAAAACCCGTTTTATGGCAAGGACATTCAGGCTTTAAAAGACACGCTTTTAAACGCAAAGCATGAAATAAAACCCCTAAAAGAAACACCAGAGAAAGTCAATGCCCTAGAAGCGTATCAGCGCTATTTGATCAAGGATTTTCAGCATTTAAAAAATCTTAAATACAAAATCGCCTTAGATTTTGGTAATGGCGTGGGAGCGTTAGGGTTAGAGCCGATTTTAAAGGCTTTAAACATTGATTTTAGCAGCCTTTATAGCGACCCTGATGGGAATTTCCCTAACCACCACCCAGATCCTAGCGAAGCGAAAAACTTAAAAGATTTAGAAAAACACATGCGAGAAAACGCTATTTTAATAGGCTTTGCTTTTGATGGCGATGCGGATAGGATTGCGATGCTAAGCTCTCATCATATTTATGCGGGCGATGAATTAGCGATTTTATTCGCTAAACGCTTGCATGCTCAAGGCATCACCCCCTTTGTGATAGGCGAAGTCAAATGTTCTCAAGTGATGTATAACGCAATCAATACTTTTGGTAAGACGCTCATGTATAAAACCGGGCATAGCAATTTAAAAATCAAGCTCAAAGAAATCAACGCGCATTTTGCGGCTGAAATGAGCGGGCATATCTTTTTTAAAGAACGCTATTTTGGCTATGATGACGCTCTTTATGCATGCTTAAGGGCTTTAGAATTATTGCTTGAACAAACCCCAAGCGATTTGGAAAACACCATTAAAAACCTCCCCTATTCCTACACCACGCCTGAAGAAAAAATCGCCGTGAGCGAAGAAGAAAAATTTGAAATCATTCATAACTTACAAGAAGCGCTTAAAAACCCGCCAAGCCATTTCCCTACAATCAAAGAAATCATCAGCATTGATGGCGTGAGAGTGGTTTTTGAACATGGCTTTGGGCTTATTCGCGCAAGCAACACCACCCCCTATTTAGTCAGCCGCTTTGAAGGCAAGGATGAAACAACGGCGTTGGAATATAAAAGGGCGTTGCTTGGGTTATTAGAAAAACTTTAA
- a CDS encoding tetratricopeptide repeat protein, with protein sequence MWPKSKIFLLMGLLSHSLNALSLTLTQGKEGGEDFSVLTLRNDKAFSCSYINEKPPSGIEASLSIIHAKRPIECVIDSIPKEGFTPLENAFFNITYSMRQQQFILHIKPKVMRRLTLFSFDRDYKKAIPLFVENDAKAKMWQIIGYDQKIPFLSEKDNAQKGLNFPITIKDAQTPIIQELDVNNKPLLTTKGYDLNAYLEAKKQMDSQAYFDALRTISRAFKNYPQTIFKKDLYLLEIIALGKLGIKKSLLIDIGTQWIKNYPTDPNIPEALYYVAKALDENNNYKQAMRYYKRILLEYKNSRYAPLAQMRLAIEAAEASDLSSASMLFKEAFSNAKDKESASEIALNWAEAEINYQNFNNAKYLIDKVVQSNPDYLSMHSESALDLLKLLKKNQMNESAIEIAQLLLNQDDDVKAKEQALYDLGALYARIKDFKNAHLYNLRYLQDHAELERASVVRARDEKALFSMEGNTQEKIAHYDKIIQNFPNSNEAQKALELKAQLLFDNKRYAEVLGMQKNLPKDSPLIQKTLNVLAKTPLEDHRCEEALKYLSQITAFEFTPKEEIQAFDCLYFASLKEKAQIIALNALKAAKTPSEKLTWLYRLGRNYYRLGDFKNSTLASKDALILAQNLNKKEFYDIAFVLFSDYMQSNEKELALNLHAFLEKHFKDDKRMALVYFKLLENEKDPKSVKIYATSLLKLQDTYKDYSYTPFSEFALIDAYRTTKDYSKALETLDKLLNRRLSLEDHQKALYLQSSLLDLTNQKAKSKASLEKCVQLKQKDRTNAWQNLCEQGLNLFKNKES encoded by the coding sequence TTGTGGCCTAAGTCAAAAATCTTTCTTTTAATGGGCTTACTCTCCCATTCACTCAACGCTTTAAGCCTCACGCTCACGCAAGGCAAAGAAGGGGGGGAAGATTTTTCGGTTTTAACCTTACGAAACGATAAGGCGTTTTCTTGCTCTTACATTAATGAAAAACCGCCGAGCGGGATTGAAGCGTCTTTATCTATTATACACGCTAAACGCCCCATAGAATGCGTGATAGATTCTATTCCTAAAGAGGGCTTTACCCCTTTAGAAAACGCTTTTTTCAATATCACCTATTCTATGCGCCAGCAACAATTCATTTTACACATCAAACCCAAAGTGATGCGAAGACTCACCCTTTTTTCTTTTGATAGGGATTATAAAAAAGCGATTCCCCTTTTTGTGGAAAACGACGCTAAAGCCAAGATGTGGCAAATCATAGGCTATGATCAAAAAATCCCTTTTTTGAGCGAAAAAGACAACGCTCAAAAAGGCTTGAATTTCCCCATTACCATTAAAGACGCTCAAACCCCTATCATTCAAGAGCTGGATGTGAATAACAAACCCCTACTCACCACAAAGGGCTATGATTTAAACGCCTATTTAGAGGCTAAAAAACAAATGGATTCGCAAGCCTATTTTGACGCCTTACGCACGATCAGCCGTGCGTTTAAAAATTACCCTCAAACGATTTTTAAAAAAGACTTGTATTTATTGGAAATTATCGCATTAGGTAAATTAGGCATTAAAAAATCCTTACTCATAGATATTGGCACCCAATGGATTAAAAATTACCCGACTGACCCCAATATCCCTGAAGCGTTATACTATGTCGCCAAAGCTTTAGATGAAAACAACAATTACAAACAGGCCATGCGCTATTACAAACGCATTCTTTTAGAATACAAAAACTCCCGCTACGCTCCCTTAGCCCAGATGCGTTTAGCCATTGAAGCGGCTGAAGCTTCTGATTTGAGCAGCGCTAGCATGCTTTTTAAAGAAGCTTTTTCCAACGCCAAAGACAAAGAGAGCGCGAGTGAAATCGCGCTTAATTGGGCTGAAGCAGAGATAAACTATCAAAACTTTAATAACGCTAAATACCTCATTGATAAGGTGGTTCAATCCAACCCTGATTATCTTTCTATGCATAGCGAATCAGCCCTAGACTTGCTCAAGTTATTGAAAAAAAACCAGATGAATGAAAGCGCGATTGAAATCGCTCAATTGCTCCTCAATCAAGATGATGATGTGAAAGCTAAAGAGCAAGCACTCTATGATTTAGGGGCGTTGTATGCAAGGATCAAGGACTTTAAAAACGCCCACCTTTATAATTTGCGATATTTGCAAGACCATGCGGAATTGGAGCGGGCTTCTGTCGTTAGAGCGCGCGATGAAAAAGCCCTTTTTTCAATGGAAGGGAACACGCAAGAAAAAATCGCCCACTACGATAAAATCATTCAAAATTTCCCTAATTCTAATGAAGCCCAAAAGGCTTTAGAGTTGAAAGCCCAACTCTTGTTTGACAATAAGCGCTATGCTGAAGTGTTAGGCATGCAAAAAAATTTGCCTAAAGATTCTCCTTTAATCCAAAAAACGCTCAATGTCCTTGCTAAAACCCCATTAGAGGATCATCGTTGCGAAGAAGCTTTAAAATACTTATCCCAAATCACCGCCTTTGAATTTACCCCCAAAGAAGAAATCCAAGCCTTTGATTGCTTGTATTTCGCATCGCTTAAAGAAAAAGCGCAAATTATTGCCCTAAACGCTTTAAAAGCGGCTAAAACCCCTAGCGAGAAATTAACATGGCTTTATCGTTTGGGGCGCAATTACTACCGCTTAGGGGATTTTAAAAATTCCACTCTGGCTTCTAAAGACGCCTTAATCCTCGCTCAAAACTTAAATAAAAAAGAGTTTTATGATATTGCTTTTGTGTTATTTTCAGATTACATGCAAAGTAATGAAAAAGAATTGGCCCTCAATTTGCATGCGTTTTTAGAAAAGCATTTCAAAGACGATAAACGCATGGCGTTAGTTTATTTTAAATTGCTAGAGAATGAAAAAGACCCTAAAAGCGTCAAAATTTATGCCACAAGCTTGCTCAAACTCCAAGACACTTACAAGGACTATTCTTACACGCCCTTTAGTGAATTTGCCCTTATTGACGCTTACAGAACCACCAAAGACTATTCAAAAGCGTTAGAAACGCTAGACAAACTCTTAAACCGCAGGCTTTCTTTAGAAGATCACCAAAAAGCCTTATACTTGCAATCCAGCTTATTGGATTTAACCAATCAAAAAGCAAAATCCAAAGCCAGTTTAGAAAAATGCGTTCAGTTAAAACAAAAAGATCGAACAAACGCATGGCAGAATTTATGCGAACAGGGTTTAAATTTATTCAAAAACAAGGAGTCATGA